From a single Candidatus Cetobacterium colombiensis genomic region:
- the rfbD gene encoding dTDP-4-dehydrorhamnose reductase, with translation MILITGANGQLGHDFQRIFKERNLDFIATDYKELDITNIDTVREFVKDKNISLIINCAAYNNVDKAEEEKEMCYKLNATAPRDLALVAKEIEADYITYSTDFVFDGSKNTPYTEEDTPAPLSVYSEAKAEGERLVLEAYECSFVVRTSWVFGIANNNFNKQVINWSKSRDTLGIVDDQISVPTYSYDLALYSLKLLETKKYGLYHLSNSGVASKYDQAKYVLDSIGWKGTLNRAKSSDFVLPAKRAEYSKLDSSKLEVVIGEKIPTWESGIDRFLNEMREKGEL, from the coding sequence ATGATATTAATTACTGGAGCTAATGGACAATTAGGACATGATTTTCAAAGAATATTTAAAGAAAGAAATCTAGATTTTATAGCAACTGACTATAAAGAACTAGACATTACAAATATAGATACAGTAAGAGAGTTTGTAAAAGATAAAAATATAAGTCTTATTATAAACTGTGCTGCTTATAACAATGTTGATAAAGCAGAGGAAGAAAAAGAGATGTGCTATAAGCTAAATGCTACAGCACCAAGAGATTTAGCATTAGTAGCTAAAGAGATTGAAGCAGATTATATAACATACTCTACAGATTTTGTTTTTGATGGAAGTAAAAATACTCCATACACAGAAGAGGATACTCCCGCACCACTTTCTGTATATTCAGAAGCTAAAGCTGAAGGAGAAAGATTAGTATTAGAGGCTTATGAGTGCAGTTTTGTAGTAAGAACATCATGGGTTTTTGGAATAGCTAACAATAACTTTAACAAACAAGTTATAAACTGGAGTAAATCTAGAGATACATTAGGAATAGTTGATGATCAAATCTCTGTTCCTACATATTCATATGATTTAGCACTATACTCTTTAAAACTGCTAGAAACTAAAAAATATGGGTTATATCACCTAAGTAACAGTGGTGTAGCTTCAAAATATGATCAAGCAAAATATGTTTTAGATTCTATTGGATGGAAAGGAACTCTAAATAGAGCTAAAAGTAGTGACTTCGTTCTTCCAGCTAAAAGAGCTGAGTATTCAAAGCTTGATAGTAGTAAATTAGAGGTAGTTATAGGAGAGAAAATTCCAACTTGGGAAAGCGGAATAGATAGATTCTTAAACGAGATGAGAGAGAAGGGGGAACTGTAA
- the rfbC gene encoding dTDP-4-dehydrorhamnose 3,5-epimerase, translated as MSKFKRVETGIKDLIVIEPTVFGDNRGFFMESYSKKDFSEIGMDVEFVQDNHSKSKKGVLRGLHFQTQHVQGKLVRVTAGSVLDVAVDLRKDSPTFGKHYLVELTADNKKMFYIPPGFAHGFLTLEDNTEFQYKCTDYYAPEFDSGVLWNDSDIGIDWNFEKYGLSAEAILLSDKDKQQQTLQEFVESGVVIG; from the coding sequence ATGAGTAAATTTAAAAGAGTTGAAACAGGAATAAAAGATTTAATAGTAATAGAGCCAACAGTATTTGGAGATAATAGAGGATTTTTTATGGAGAGTTACTCTAAAAAAGATTTTTCTGAAATTGGAATGGACGTTGAATTTGTTCAAGATAATCACTCTAAATCTAAAAAAGGTGTATTAAGAGGATTACATTTTCAAACACAACATGTTCAAGGAAAATTAGTTAGAGTTACAGCTGGGTCTGTTTTAGATGTAGCAGTAGATCTTAGAAAAGATAGTCCTACTTTTGGAAAGCACTATTTAGTAGAGTTAACAGCAGACAATAAAAAGATGTTTTATATTCCACCAGGATTCGCTCATGGTTTTTTAACATTAGAGGATAACACAGAGTTTCAATATAAATGTACAGATTATTATGCTCCAGAGTTTGACTCAGGAGTATTATGGAATGACTCTGATATAGGTATAGATTGGAATTTTGAAAAATATGGGTTATCAGCAGAAGCAATTTTACTTTCTGATAAGGATAAACAGCAACAAACATTGCAAGAGTTTGTAGAGAGTGGTGTGGTAATAGGATGA
- the rfbA gene encoding glucose-1-phosphate thymidylyltransferase RfbA, whose translation MKGIILAGGSGTRLYPVTKAISKQITPIYDKPLIYYPLSVLMLAGIKDILVISTPRDIGTFEELLGNGGDLGLKIEYAIQEHPNGLAEAFIIGENFIGNDACALVLGDNMFYGHGLTGIVKEAAKRETGATIFGYYVNNPKSFGVVEFDENGKAISLEEKPEKPKSNFAIPGLYFYDNTVVEKAKAVKPSHRGELEITTLNEMYLKEETLNVLSLGRGMAWLDTGTHDGLLEASNFVKTIQSRQGVMVACLEEIAYKNGWISKEKVEELAKPLLKSHYGEYLTNLIRE comes from the coding sequence ATGAAGGGAATCATATTAGCAGGAGGATCTGGAACAAGACTGTATCCAGTAACTAAAGCAATTAGTAAGCAGATAACACCAATTTATGATAAGCCGCTTATTTATTATCCACTATCTGTTTTAATGTTAGCAGGAATCAAGGATATTTTAGTAATATCTACTCCTAGGGATATTGGAACTTTTGAGGAATTATTAGGTAATGGAGGTGATTTAGGACTTAAAATAGAATATGCTATTCAAGAGCATCCAAATGGTCTTGCAGAAGCATTTATTATAGGAGAAAACTTTATAGGAAATGATGCGTGTGCATTAGTCCTTGGAGACAATATGTTTTACGGTCATGGACTTACAGGAATAGTTAAAGAAGCAGCAAAAAGAGAAACTGGAGCAACAATATTTGGTTACTATGTAAATAATCCTAAATCTTTTGGTGTAGTAGAGTTTGATGAAAATGGTAAAGCTATATCTTTAGAGGAGAAACCAGAGAAACCAAAATCTAATTTTGCAATTCCAGGATTGTATTTCTATGACAACACTGTTGTAGAAAAAGCTAAAGCTGTTAAACCATCTCATAGAGGAGAATTAGAAATAACAACACTAAACGAGATGTATTTAAAAGAGGAAACATTAAATGTATTAAGCTTAGGTAGAGGAATGGCTTGGCTTGATACAGGAACTCATGATGGACTTTTAGAAGCATCTAATTTTGTAAAAACAATTCAAAGTAGACAAGGGGTAATGGTAGCTTGTTTAGAAGAGATTGCTTATAAAAATGGATGGATATCTAAAGAGAAGGTAGAGGAGTTAGCGAAGCCACTTTTAAAATCACATTATGGTGAGTACCTAACAAATCTAATAAGGGAGTAG
- a CDS encoding lipopolysaccharide biosynthesis protein, protein MNKILNKLKKDNLMLNILSNFFFKGLGIGLSFISIPIMLKYLDKDNYGLWILILSITSWIYTFDIGIGNGLKNRLAETLTKKNEKEAKEYIATSYFFVTIISIIFFLLSYIVLKNIDLSKLLNITYISNNELNKILLINIGFVCINFIFSLCNNVFLGSQKSYLTSINSVLSQIIFFIFLLNLFYFKKNSIVLLSLTYGLGIFLSHTILSIYYFYKNKNLLFKIKDIRLNKTKNIFGVGLKIFLVQIAGLIIFSTDNFIITKYTGIENVAIYNIVNKLFGIPLLAMTLITTPIWPAATKAFHEGNIEWLKNILKKLQKVFISLLILTIIMIILGKPFIKIWTLGEIEPSLSLVIVCGLATLLTCFSNIYSTIIFGIGIGWGIVILSLTQAIINIVVSLIAIIYFDLGIVGVVLGTCFSMLTNVFVLPRSLKKMIEKI, encoded by the coding sequence ATGAATAAAATATTAAATAAATTAAAAAAAGATAATTTAATGTTAAATATATTATCTAATTTCTTTTTTAAAGGACTAGGAATTGGATTAAGTTTTATAAGTATTCCAATAATGCTAAAGTATTTAGATAAAGATAATTATGGATTATGGATTTTAATATTATCAATAACGAGTTGGATATATACTTTTGATATAGGTATAGGAAATGGTTTAAAGAATAGATTAGCAGAAACATTAACTAAAAAAAATGAAAAAGAAGCTAAAGAATATATAGCAACAAGTTATTTTTTTGTAACTATAATATCAATCATATTTTTTTTATTATCATATATTGTTTTAAAAAATATAGATCTTAGCAAACTATTAAATATAACTTATATAAGTAACAATGAATTAAATAAAATACTACTCATAAATATAGGGTTTGTTTGTATTAATTTCATATTTAGTTTGTGTAATAATGTATTTTTGGGTTCACAAAAATCATATTTAACATCAATAAATTCAGTACTGTCACAAATTATATTTTTTATTTTTTTGCTAAATCTTTTTTATTTTAAAAAGAATTCAATAGTTTTATTAAGTTTAACTTATGGATTAGGAATATTTTTATCACATACGATTTTATCAATCTATTATTTCTATAAGAATAAAAATTTATTATTTAAGATAAAAGATATAAGATTAAATAAAACTAAAAATATTTTTGGAGTAGGGTTGAAAATATTTTTAGTTCAAATAGCAGGATTAATAATATTTTCAACAGATAATTTTATTATAACTAAATACACAGGAATTGAAAATGTAGCGATTTATAATATAGTTAATAAATTATTTGGAATCCCACTATTAGCTATGACATTAATTACAACGCCTATTTGGCCAGCTGCTACTAAGGCTTTTCACGAAGGCAATATAGAGTGGTTAAAAAATATTTTAAAAAAATTGCAAAAAGTATTTATTAGTTTATTAATTTTAACTATTATTATGATTATACTTGGAAAGCCTTTTATAAAAATATGGACATTAGGCGAAATAGAACCATCTTTATCATTAGTGATAGTATGTGGATTAGCGACTTTATTAACATGTTTTAGTAATATCTATTCAACGATAATATTTGGAATAGGAATAGGGTGGGGAATAGTTATTTTATCTTTAACTCAAGCAATTATAAATATAGTGGTTTCATTAATAGCAATTATTTATTTTGATTTAGGAATTGTTGGAGTTGTATTAGGAACATGTTTTAGTATGTTAACAAATGTTTTTGTATTACCTAGGTCATTGAAAAAAATGATAGAAAAGATTTAA